TTTCCTCCAACTTATCTAGCCGACCCTCCTTACAAATAGTTTCTCTGCTATTTATTCTCAGAACTCTAACTCAGAATATGCAGGGGATCCGAGGTATGCTCTTTAGGACAACTTCTCTTCCCACCTCCATTTTCACTCATTtccatgactttatttatttgatttttgggtcacacccggcagcgctcaggggatgctcctggctctatgctcagaaatcactcctggcaggctcgggggaccatatgggatgccgagattcgaaccaccgtccttctgcatgcaaggcaaatgccctacctccatgctatctctctggcccccatttccaTGACTTTAAACACCAAGTGTGCACATAGTAGATGAACATCAGTTGATTGAataactgtaataaaaaattttatgcatTTACCTTAATATCACTATGCAATATTCAATCACCTATCAGTAGAACACATTTTTCCACTTTCTGCTCTTTATTACAGATACACCTCACTTAAAGACCAAGTTCTGTTTGGTCATTAAGCAAAagggtcgttaagtgaggaactgcatgtactgtatacagtagtacaatATATGCATAATACTTGACAAtatagtattctgaataagtaaaataataagatcaaactgaaaacttccacttgttttaatttgcataggttgtataatttacacacagtactgcaatgtattacagaacataaagttagtaaagtaggtacattaaagcaccaaaaaccacaatagagagtacaagatggaaaaaggatatttaaaataaaataaaataacggtgaagagatggtcataagtgcgagcggtcgctaaacaggtaggtcattaagcGAGAAGTATCTGCATACTCATTATGGTATGCTCAGGGATCCCACAGTTAGCTGAGATGTCTGAGGGGGTCCCAGACTGTGTAGTGCTGGGGGGGGTGTCCTATACTTAGCTGCTGTAGCATCAGGCATAATTCAGGGTGGTGTAGGGATCAAATTCACAGTCTCAGGTATGTAATGCATTTGACCAATCCTGAACCCTCTCCCTGGGCCTTCAGCTTGACTGCTTTGACCACACAAAAGTATAGTGGCTTCTTAGGAGGGGTGTGGGACAACATCTGAGATGCAGACACAAGTTTCTCTTGGGAATGATTCATATTATTCAGGGCTCTGAAGATACCGTCCCCTATCACCTCCTTGCCCATTTAAAGGAAGCTCAGAGTTCTCAGGCAATTAATATCACATCTGGAGGACTGCTGGGACACTTTctatcaaagacatcattatCATAATAACAAAGACTATTATTTTTAATCCACATGCCTGTAAGTACTTTGTGTGGATAAATTCAAGTTTCTCATAAGACCACTTCACAGGGGAGGACACTCAAGTTGAGATGTTAATTAATCCTCCCATGCTGGCTGTCAGAGCCAGATGGTGAGGAATCAAACTATCCTAAGATTATcacaggaagaaggaaagagctgTGGGCTGTCACCTCTACAGATCCTTCCCCTTCAAGGCCCTTGAGTTGAGCAACTGGTGTCCAAATCTCTGTGGGTCTCAGTGATCTCCCTTTTATCTTGACCAAACACACAGGAGTGACCCTTCTCTAATTCTAGAATTTCTTGGATTTCTGAAATGGAGGGGGTGCTTTTGTGGGAAGAGGAAATTTTAGTGGGACCAGTAGCTGAAGATATGCACCCCTAGGAAAAGGTATATTTCCTTCATTCACCCCTCCCTCCAGACCCACACACTGCCAGCCAGATCCCCAACCCCCAACCTGGCTGGGACTGAAATAGGCACTTTTACCAAATGTGTGCATTTCCACCCCTGGGAACCTCTATTTCAGTGGGGGAGGGTTGTTTGTTCGAGtgtcatacccagctatgctcagggcttactccaggctaaattcatgggaccatatggggtgccaggatcaaactgcaTCCTAGCAAGTGTCCTCCCCATCCAGCCCCAAAGTTATTATAGTTTAAACAATAAACCCCTTGGACAGAGAAACATGTGGGAATAAAATCTTTCAGGCAAAATGCTGAAAACTTCTGTGATTTTGAAAATGTGCCaatcccttctttctcttcttcattctGTGATTTTTTCATATTCCTGTGCTCTTAACAGAATGTTGTCAGAAATTATATCAAACATCATGATCATAGTTTGCCTTCTTTTGTTGACAGTTTCACTGACTTActctttttgttctattttggttttgatcCAGTAGCAGGTAGCAAGGGAGTGAAATAACAAGTCTCAATAGAACTTAAAGATACTTACTAGGTCTGGGCTACTTgagtgataaattaaaaaaaaaaatagaagtgaaaagAAGTGTTCAAACACAATTTGTAAcagatattttagttttttgttgttgttattgtttttgttttggggtcacatccattgatgctcagggattaatcctgactctgcgctcagatatcgctcctggctaggggaaccatatgggaccccaggggatcaaaccacagtctgttttaggtcagctacatgcaaggcaaacaccctactgctgcgccaccactctggcctcaattAACAGATGTTCATAGTAGATTATTCATAATAACCAAACTCCACACATTCATTAGGCAATAAATTGTAGTATATGCATACAGTAAAATATTCAGCCTTATTATttagggcattattgtattgtaaaTTCTCCATAAAGAAAAATTGGGGCTTCCTGAATACCTGCTtgaggctgcagaggaagacCCCAGCAAACTTAATTCCTGCAAGGTAGGCTGTCCCCGCCCACAAGGATGGTGCCAGACTCCTGCCGTGAACTTATAAAAATCCTCTAAATTTTTCCATACTTGGCTTCCTAATATCCTCCTtgaggctgcagaggaagacCCCAGCAAACTTAATTCCAGCAAGGTAGGCTGTCCCTGCCCACAAGGGTGGTACCGGAGGAGTGACCGTTCTACTTCACTTCACAGCTGTGCTCATCTTCTAGCTAATGAACTCCACCATTATACGTAGAAAAAAACACACTAGAATGTTGGCATAGAAAGATGGCAGCTTTCATGACCCAAAAAGAGCCAATCACCtcgttagcctctcagataaaggttttagagaaaaaatggatgatgttcatagaactcaaagaaagcatagattgagttgaatgaaacagaaataagaatcaagaggatataaagatagaaatcagaaaactttaaactgaaataacagtctgcaaactcagtagacaaaatgaaaacctcaatggaaagtatatccaacagggtaacagcagctgaagacagaatcaatgagctggaagagataagatgcataacaactacatataacagaagagattgtaaaatagccttaaagcaaatgaacaaacaatgaaaaaatactcaaagaatgtgaactggtgaaaataaaagtcttcaataaactcaacagaaacaacatcagaatcattggagtcccagagacacaggaagacaatccccaggaagaatcaatatgcaaggacatcattgcagaaaaatttccagagctaaatatTGCATACAATGAAATTCTGTATGCCTGAAGAGAACCACCtagaagagatccaaagaaaagtacccaagtcatatcctagtcacaatgatgaatccaatagatagggatagaatactgatagcagcaagatcaaaaagggaaattacatttaaaagagcatccttaaaatttacagcagacctgtcacaagaaacctcaAGGTGAGAAGCAGTgataggatattgtgacaaaactcaatgaaatggatgcttttCTTAGGATATTGCATTTAGCCAGACTCACTTttatgtttgaaggaaagatacttagcttcacagaaaaacaacaactcagaaactttgcagacccAAAACCAGCCTtacaagaaaaactgaaaggtctactttaagacaagaaacaccaacagacacaccaaacttctacacaaagatgacattaaatcccatgacaattatctctctcaaagtcaatggacttaATGCACCAGTTATAAGACACAgactggcaaaatggatcaaaacgctaaatccaacattctgctgcctacaagaaacacatctgtatagtcagaacaaaaacactcaaaatcaaaggttggaggaaaatcatccaagtaaacaactccTTAAAATATCTGAAGTGGCCATATTGGTAACTGATGACAAAAACTTCAGAGTCAGAAAagctataagggacaaagatggacattttatactaatcaagggatatgtacaacaggaagaaatcacactcctaaacatatacacacccaatgagggaccagcaaaatagtTCATACTattattgacaaatatgaaagaagacatcaatgacaacacaataatagtgggagacctcaccAATGCCTTGTCACCCctttataggtcaaccaggctgaaacccaacaagaatatactagctctgaaaagatgaaagaaaatggaagtggactagtaaatatatatggcactccattcCCAGGAAATgcgatacacattcttttcttttcttttttttttttttttgttcttgaagataatttattattattttgtcagCAAGCCAAGTACAGGCTCCAGTTTAATTGAGTCAAGCAAGTATAGCTTCTAGAAGAGGGAACAATGATTGAACCAAGACATTCCCATCACTTTTCTGCACCGTGTGTCCGTTTCTGCACCGTGTGTGCAATATGCTAACACCCTGTAGGCTCATATGTGCACATGCGTGTCTCGTGGAATTCCTTACAGACCCAGCTTCGTTCTTCTCCAGTGCCGCCTCTTGGAATTGTACCTGATCTTATTACCAGTTTTCATCCGAATCCATTGAGGAATGGGCCGGTTCTGCTTTTGTTTCTTGGCTAGGAACCGCTTGATCCTAAACGTCTTGTGGGAAAACATGGCGAACACCGGCCACGTTCGCACAGCGGTGATGgcggagaaaagaagagaaaaggtacacattcttttctaatgcacatgggtcattttccaggatagacaacatgctgaCCATAAAACATAAATCCATAAAGTCAGGAGGACAGAAATCCTAAAGacaaccttctcagatcacagtgcactcaaattagaagtgaactacaaaggatcACCGAAAAAAAACTtcaacatctggaaattaaacagctcactactgaacaatcagtggatcagggatgaaatcaaagagaaaatcaaaacattcctgaaaataaataacaaaaaagacacaaattatcagaatttatagaacacagcaaaagcagcactaAGAGGAAAGTTtactgctttgcaagcacatatcagaaagaaaaaagggacctACATAAAaaccttaatgacacagcttatataaatagaaaatgatcaataaaaggaaccaaaaataggtaggcagaaggaaatatcaaagctttgagcagaaatcaataaagtgggaatcaataaaacaatccgaaagatcagtgaaggcaaaagttggttctttgaaaaaataaacaagataggggccagagagatagcatggaggtaaggcttttgccttacatgcagaaagatggtggttcaaatcccgacatccccaagcctgccaggagtgatttctgagcatagagccaggagtaatccctgagcactgctggatgttacccccaccccaccccccaaaaaaagattgataaacaactagcaaaactcacaaagaaacaaagtgagagaaacttaataaaccagattagaaataaaaagaggaagatgACTACAGATActgaagagattcaaagggtaatcagagactactttgagaaactctataccatgTAAGGtaagaagaaatggatacattcttggactcttaaaatcttccacaattaaaccaggatgatttagcatatctaaacagacccatcactactgaggaaattaaaatggtaatcaaaaatcttcaaaaaacaaaagcccagatcttgatggattcactaatgaattatttcaaaccgttcaagaggaactactaccaatccttttcaagctctttcatgtaattgaaaaatcaggaacactcccaaataatttttatgaagctaacatcaccttgataccaaaaccagacagagatgctgaaacaaacaaaaaaaactataaacaaatatccttgatgaacacagatgcaaagatcctcaacaaaattctagcaaataggacccaatgcttcatcaagaaggtcatacacaatgaccaaataggtttcattccaggaatgcaaggatggtttaacatatgtaaatgaatcaatataatacacaatattaacaacaagaaaactaaaaaccatataatcatatcaatagatgcagggaaagcatttgataaggtccaacacaaattactgataaaaaaatctatcaagatggaaatgaaaaaaactttttcaatatagtcaaggccatctaccacagccaatggcaaatattattctcaatagaaataaactaaaagtctttcctctaaaatctggtacaagtaAAGGCtgcctctcttaccactcctattcaacatagtgttggaagttcttgccatagctattaggcaaaaaaaagatatcaagggcatccagataggaaaggaagaaatcaagctctcactgtttacagataacatgctactatatttagaaaaccctaaagactctaccagaaagcttctagaaataataagttcatatagcaaaatggcaggctacaaaataaacacaaaaataaatgggtttcttgtacaccaataatgagagagaagaaatggatattaaataACCCCATacatattagtgtcacacaaactcaaattatcttggagtcaacttaactgaagatgtgaagaacttatacaaaggaaactacaaaaccctATGTCAAAAAATAacagaggacacacgaaaatggagacacataccctgctcatggattggtaagattaacataattaaaatggcaatatgccccaaagcattgtacagatttaatgcaatccctctaaagatatccatgacattcttcaaaaagtggattaaacactcctgaaatttatttggaacaataaacacctgctaatagctagagcaacccttgggaaaaggtatatgggagcatcactttccccaactttaaattgtattacaaagttatagtcattaaaacagcctggtggagtttgagagatagcatggaggtagggcatttgttttgcctgcagaaggacaggggttcgaattctggcatcccatatggtcccccgaacctgccaggagcaatttctgagtgtagagccaggagtaacccctgagcactgctgggtgtgacccccctaaacaaaacaaaacaaaaaaactcagcatggtactgtaataaagacagatcttcagatcagtggaatagacttgagtattcagagaatatgccccagatatacaatcaattagttTTTTATAAtgggggcaagaaatgcaaagtggagcaaggaaagactctttaaaaagtgttgttggcacaactggctagccacttgcaaaacaaatgaactcagacctccatctaacaccatgcaaaaaagtcaaatccaaatgaattaaagaccttggtatcatgcctgaaaccataagatatatagaacaacatgtaggtaaaacactccatgacactgagactaaaggcatcttcaaggaagaaatagcactctccaaataagtgaaagcagagataaaccgatgggactatattaaactgagatgcttctgtaccttaaaggaaatagtgcctaggttataaaagccacccacagaatgagagaaactattcccccaatacccatcagataaggggctaaaatctaagcgatacaaggtactgacagaacttaataagaaaaaacacctaaccccattgaaaaataggaagaagaaatgaacagacacttcctcaaagaagaaatacaaatggccagaaggcacatgaaaaattgtgccacaacactaatcatcagggagatgcaaaccaaaacaacaataaagtaccatctcataccacagagactgggacacatcacaaagaacaagaacagtaagtgctggtgaggatgtagagagaaaggaactcttattcactgctggtgggaatgccatctcatCCAAcccatatggaaaacaatatggagattcctcaaaattaAGCTTcattatgatccagctattccactcctagggatataccctaggaacacaaaaatacaattcaaaacccccttcctcacactatattcattgcagcgctatttacaatagccagattctggaaacaaccaagatgcccttcaacagatgaatggctaaagaaactgtggtacatatacacaatggaatattatgcagccatcaggtgagatgaagtcataaaattttcctatacatgtacatggactctattatgctgagtgaaataagtcagagggagagagacagatatagaataatttcactcatctatgggttttatgaaaaacaaaagacattattgtaacaatgcccagagacaacagagatgagggctggaaggactggctctggATGTGAAGGTCactacatagagtggtgagtttagagaAATGACTTCactaattatcatgacaatgtttatgaatgagagaagtagaatgcctgtcttgaatacagtaaTCAAGAATAATAGGAAAGACTCAGAGGATAAATTGTTGCCAAAGGCATCTGCTTGAATGCATGACGCCAAgagttttatccccagtaccACTCACTTGCACTGAATCCAGTCCCAATATCCAAAAGGATAATAGTGATCTCCAAGCATAGCCAAATATATATGAGCACCATAACAGGAAGTGTGAGGTTGAGTCCTCTGCATGAGAATGGCTGACTAGTTAAAGGAGTGTGATCCCAGAAGGCACCACAACTGGGGTATGTGACTCCAGTGAACACTGAAATCAAACATATGCATAACCTGTTTCCATCTCATCAACAATAAGATGACATAGGTCAGCAGCAAAGCACTGGCtctgtatgtgtgaggccctacaCTACAAATACCAGCAGCATAATGCACACAAACACGGAGCACATGTCTAAATAGTaagggaaaataaagaacaagaaatatAACAACACTACATATAAAAATCACCTGAGGAAAGAGGATATTGCACTATGGGTTGAATCATATCATTCTAGGAGTCAAGTCTATATATCACAGTAGGATGCATACCCAAGATTTCCACTGCAGGTTGAGAAAGCACAGACAGAGTGGATGTCTATGGCCTCAGGACACACATATGGTTGCCAACAGATGTTTGCGGAAGTGGGGAACTTGTTTCCCACTAACAGGAATTCTGaactcagttttgttatttcactTGAAGCTTTTTAGATGTAGAACAATTCATAACAAAAAATAGgtattatgaataaatatttacagTGTACATGCCTAGCTAATCCTTCACAACTTTCCAATTTTACTATAGCATGTTAGGTTTTGTAACTGACAGGAACCTCAATGAAAGGCTTTTCTCCTACTTAATTATATACATTCAAGGATGGAAATGTACTTCAGCAATGACCCCCAGTACCCcaagaaataacaataaatagATGCACCCAGTAAG
This window of the Suncus etruscus isolate mSunEtr1 chromosome 14, mSunEtr1.pri.cur, whole genome shotgun sequence genome carries:
- the LOC126027125 gene encoding 60S ribosomal protein L39-like; this translates as MFSHKTFRIKRFLAKKQKQNRPIPQWIRMKTGNKIRYNSKRRHWRRTKLGL